A region of Leptidea sinapis chromosome 4, ilLepSina1.1, whole genome shotgun sequence DNA encodes the following proteins:
- the LOC126979817 gene encoding uncharacterized protein LOC126979817 translates to MKYLPLIFCVAVVASKPTGEDDVMSSVLGVVKGCGDQDVSLCLKERALRYAENLASSREVSISDGITLIGTGSSRSARSFEPLSEEPRARESQVENRLVDAAADFLENHVIQFRMPKGTVEDMKRSLEEGRGKKKKLKQLIPIFALLQLKIQSLIPLFLGIIAFAAVKGLLLAKTALLASALLLLKKLLSKHEPHESYEVVAHPHHEEHYSHPSPHTGGGWGRSQDAQNLAYNAYSDN, encoded by the exons ATGAAGTACCTTCCTTTAATATTTTGTGTCGCTGTGGTGGCCAGCAAGCCAACAGGAGAAGATGACGTTATGAGCTCAGTTCTCGGAGTTGTCAAAGGTTGTGGAGACCAAGATGTCTCTTTGTGTCTCAAG GAAAGAGCGTTGAGATATGCCGAAAACTTGGCATCATCTCGGGAGGTGAGCATTTCCGACGGAATCACTTTAATTGGAACAGGGTCTTCTCGGTCGGCAAGATCATTTGAGCCTCTCTCGGAAGAACCAAGAGCTAGGGAGAGCCAAGTGGAAAATAGGCTGGTAGATGCTGCTGCAGACTTCTTGGAGAACCATGTCATTCAGTTCCGCATGCCGAAGGGTACCGTTGAGGATATGAAGAGATCGCTTGAAGAGG gTCGTGGCAAGAAGAAGAAGTTGAAGCAGCTCATCCCAATCTTCGCTCTTCTCCAGCTCAAAATACAATCTCTTATTCCCCTATTCCTTGGAATCATCGCCTTTGCAGCTGTCAAGGGTCTTCTCTTAGCCAAAACTGCTCTACTTGCCTCTGCTCTTCTTCTGCTCAAGAAACTTCTATCGAAACACGAGCCTCATGAAAGTTATGAGGTTGTAGCTCACCCTCATCATGAAGAACACTACAGCCATCCTAGTCCTCACACCGGTGGTGGATGGGGCAGATCCCAAGATGCCCAAAACTTGGCTTACAATGCCTACTCCGATAATTAA
- the LOC126979808 gene encoding uncharacterized protein LOC126979808, translating into MWRTAILFAIAVTTTALPAQDTGHTDNDIESINDCLKKESTSCLKYKFFSFVDKFIGQKETFALTDGVTVVRSSDTPETGAPRGLDPVSRLKNYLDTHSLRVEVKGSDVIDTVSSVGRAIEDTVSSFDDDDLSEESRGKKKKAAKIFGPIIAAVALKMMALLPLAIGAIALIAGKALLIGKLALVLSAIIGLKKLLSQQKHVTYEVVAHPHHSTSHTASHDYAGASGYGAETASYSGGSAHGGGWGRALDSQSLAYAAQKP; encoded by the coding sequence ATGTGGAGGACGGccattttatttgcaattgcGGTCACAACCACCGCCTTACCCGCTCAAGATACGGGTCATACAGACAATGACATTGAAAGCATCAATGACTGCCTCAAAAAGGAATCAACGTCTTGcctaaaatataaattctttTCGTTTGTTGATAAATTTATCGGGCAAAAGGAGACGTTTGCGTTAACTGATGGAGTGACAGTTGTACGGTCATCAGACACACCCGAAACGGGAGCACCAAGAGGTTTGGATCCCGTCTCCAGATTGAAGAACTATTTAGACACTCATTCGCTCCGTGTTGAAGTCAAAGGATCAGATGTAATCGATACAGTTTCTAGTGTTGGTCGAGCTATAGAAGATACAGTATCCTCGTTTGACGATGATGATTTATCAGAGGAGTCCCGGGGGAAGAAAAAGAAAGCGGCGAAGATCTTTGGTCCAATAATTGCCGCCGTTGCACTGAAAATGATGGCATTACTCCCGTTAGCTATTGGTGCTATCGCCTTGATCGCCGGGAAAGCGTTGCTGATTGGAAAGTTGGCATTAGTACTCTCTGCTATAATTGGTTTGAAGAAGCTGCTTTCACAGCAAAAGCATGTAACTTACGAGGTGGTCGCTCACCCGCATCATTCAACCAGTCACACAGCAAGTCATGATTATGCTGGTGCAAGCGGATATGGTGCAGAAACAGCAAGCTACAGTGGCGGATCAGCACACGGAGGTGGCTGGGGTCGCGCCCTAGACTCTCAAAGCCTGGCGTACGCCGCGCAAAAACCTTAA